The Haloplasma contractile SSD-17B genome includes a window with the following:
- a CDS encoding ATP-grasp domain-containing protein, whose protein sequence is MKTIIFIGTQKSGSSREAIKAADRLGYYTILLTDKEKQIRQREEYPDVHLMKLCNIDDYDELKSIIKKFEFKGLDIKTVISFVDSHCYMACRLADFFGLGRFTTDAVFKMENKVKSRNAMSDTPYAPMFKVLNTDQTYNKESLKDFLPGIIKSPSSTGSKDVYKIEDFNTFTSKFDHLKSKYPGESVIIEEYLEGPQSLIEVVVVDGDVNIIGVVEQEISHINDRFIITGYYLAVEMTKISYEEIKNVVTEITRAHGMENGACHIEMRYVNGTWKLIEINPRISGGGMNKLIEAGLGLNLVEETLKFALNEHYDLGPKIKRPVYLQYTTVQEEGTLERVTGKNRAKRSKGVLHVYVKPRKGNTIMLPRSMGHRYAYVLATGEHEVETIENAKSAIREIEFIVDKEDEKNS, encoded by the coding sequence ATGAAAACAATTATTTTTATTGGTACCCAGAAATCTGGTTCTAGCCGGGAGGCAATTAAGGCAGCAGATCGTCTGGGGTACTATACGATTTTACTTACTGATAAAGAAAAACAAATACGTCAACGAGAAGAATATCCAGATGTCCATTTAATGAAACTCTGCAATATAGACGATTATGATGAATTAAAATCAATTATAAAAAAGTTTGAATTTAAAGGGCTAGATATTAAAACTGTCATAAGTTTTGTAGATTCACATTGTTACATGGCGTGTCGTTTAGCTGATTTTTTTGGATTAGGGAGGTTTACAACTGATGCCGTATTCAAAATGGAGAATAAGGTTAAGTCTAGAAATGCGATGAGTGACACACCTTATGCACCGATGTTTAAAGTATTGAATACGGATCAAACGTATAATAAAGAATCTCTAAAGGATTTTTTACCGGGAATTATAAAATCGCCGAGTTCTACTGGCTCTAAGGATGTTTATAAAATAGAGGATTTTAATACATTTACTAGCAAATTCGATCATTTAAAATCAAAATACCCAGGTGAATCGGTCATAATTGAAGAGTACTTAGAGGGTCCTCAATCCCTTATAGAGGTAGTTGTGGTTGATGGAGACGTCAATATTATTGGAGTTGTAGAGCAAGAAATTAGTCATATTAATGACCGTTTTATTATTACTGGTTATTATTTAGCAGTAGAAATGACAAAAATAAGTTATGAAGAAATTAAGAATGTCGTTACGGAGATTACAAGGGCTCACGGTATGGAAAATGGTGCATGTCATATTGAAATGCGTTATGTAAATGGAACTTGGAAATTAATAGAGATTAATCCAAGAATCTCTGGTGGTGGAATGAATAAATTAATTGAAGCCGGACTTGGACTAAATTTAGTAGAGGAAACGTTAAAGTTTGCATTAAATGAACACTATGATTTAGGACCAAAAATTAAACGTCCCGTGTACTTACAATATACGACGGTACAGGAAGAAGGAACGTTAGAACGTGTAACAGGAAAGAATAGAGCTAAGCGCTCTAAAGGGGTACTACATGTATACGTAAAACCAAGAAAGGGAAATACCATTATGCTACCAAGGTCAATGGGACATCGATATGCGTATGTTTTAGCGACAGGTGAACACGAAGTAGAAACAATAGAGAATGCAAAGAGTGCGATTAGGGAAATTGAGTTTATAGTGGATAAGGAAGATGAAAAAAATAGTTAA